A genomic window from Tautonia rosea includes:
- a CDS encoding tetratricopeptide repeat protein, whose product MPSANELYDKAVDLRDAGDKEAAIATLKEAVEAEPDHTLSHGLLARLCVDLGQFDDAIKHAQRVVELEPEDTFSYTAMSVIYQRCGRIPEAEEAMAKARMKQMGLD is encoded by the coding sequence ATGCCCTCGGCCAATGAACTGTACGATAAGGCTGTCGATTTACGAGACGCTGGAGATAAGGAAGCCGCCATCGCGACGCTGAAGGAAGCGGTCGAGGCGGAACCCGACCATACCCTATCCCATGGACTTCTCGCCCGTCTTTGCGTTGATCTTGGCCAGTTCGACGACGCGATCAAGCACGCCCAACGGGTCGTTGAACTCGAACCCGAAGACACCTTCAGCTACACCGCAATGTCGGTCATCTACCAGCGATGCGGCCGCATCCCCGAGGCTGAGGAGGCGATGGCCAAGGCCCGAATGAAACAGATGGGGCTCGATTGA